Proteins from one Setaria italica strain Yugu1 chromosome V, Setaria_italica_v2.0, whole genome shotgun sequence genomic window:
- the LOC111257339 gene encoding pentatricopeptide repeat-containing protein At4g16835, mitochondrial-like, with translation MVSRTLFKAVGDLPRRSRLVWRTIEVTEAGRAGQAERALDLFEAMPVKNQVAWNAALAALVDAGRTDWALSFFQEMPRRNATSYTTMIGALSRAGGAAATARARALFEELPLDQHNVFTWTAMVSCHVRNGEPDRAVELFVALYSEFFARGMLPNAHTFSSLLKACVGIRSLAMALQLHAVIVKLLDEGSRHCFVWNALIDVHAKLGALSDAEKVFYRMRYRDICSWNIMMDGYSRHKLIDRALELFRMTRKKDAFTWNIIISCLGENRLGEGALCLFIDLVRLDGHCSGNAKLSASIYTTVLHVCSVLALLVFGRQVHARTVKDGIGQSNISVSNSLLSMYSSCGAMNDLEQVFEEMMVRDIISWNSVIQGLGQNGLGRQALAVADRALELKMYNSNTFIAILTSCSHAGLVTEGLGYFDSMTEKHGVEPTLDHYISVIDLLGRAGRLEEAYDLLRKMPFAPNAVAWRTLLHSCLAHKNSVMGSIAAQELRALQPDCGGGNYERLVQGCGSSSTSDETLDGNEKSADHAPGCSWLT, from the coding sequence ATGGTGTCACGGACGCTTTTCAAGGCGGTCGGAGATCTGCCGCGCCGTTCTCGCCTTGTCTGGAGGACAATCGAGGTTACAGAGGCGGGCAGAGCCGGGCAGGCCGAGAGGGCCCTCGACCTGTTCGAGGCAATGCCCGTCAAGAACCAGGTGGCCTGGAACGCGGCTCTGGCCGCGCTCGTCGATGCAGGACGCACCGACTGGGCGCTCTCCTTCTTCCAGGAGATGCCCAGGAGGAACGCCACCTCGTACACCACCATGATCGGGGCCCTCTCCCGCGCCGGTGGAGCTGCTGCTACTGCCAGGGCGCGGGCTCTCTTCGAGGAGCTCCCGCTTGATCAGCACAACGTCTTCACCTGGACGGCCATGGTGTCGTGCCACGTCCGGAATGGCGAGCCTGATAGGGCGGTGGAGCTCTTCGTGGCTCTCTACAGCGAGTTCTTTGCGCGCGGGATGCTGCCCAACGCGCACACTTTCAGCTCGCTGCTCAAGGCCTGTGTGGGTATCCGGTCGCTGGCCATGGCGTTGCAGCTCCATGCTGTCATCGTCAAGCTGCTGGACGAGGGGAGCAGACATTGTTTCGTGTGGAATGCGTTGATTGATGTGCACGCGAAGCTGGGCGCACTATCAGATGCAGAGAAGGTGTTCTACAGGATGCGGTATAGGGACATCTGCTCTTGGAACATCATGATGGATGGATACTCCCGGCATAAGCTCATCGACAGGGCTCTTGAACTCTTCAGAATGACAAGGAAAAAGGATGCCTTCACATGGAACATAATAATATCCTGCTTGGGGGAGAACCGCCTTGGAGAAGGCGCGCTCTGCCTCTTCATTGATCTGGTCAGATTGGATGGCCACTGCAGTGGCAATGCCAAGCTGAGCGCGTCAATATACACGACAGTTCTGCACGTGTGCTCAGTGCTGGCGCTGCTTGTGTTTGGGAGGCAAGTCCATGCACGCACTGTCAAGGACGGGATTGGTCAGAGCAACATCTCCGTCAGCAATTCTCTGCTCAGCATGTACAGCAGCTGCGGCGCGATGAATGATCTAGAGCAGGTGTTTGAAGAAATGATGGTCAGGGACATCATATCATGGAACTCTGTGATACAGGGGCTTGGCCAGAATGGTCTTGGGAGGCAAGCCCTGGCGGTTGCAGACCGTGCACTGGAACTCAAGATGTACAACAGCAACACTTTCATCGCCATCCTGACATCCTGCAGTCACGCAGGGCTAGTCACCGAGGGGCTGGGCTACTTTGACAGCATGACTGAGAAACACGGGGTGGAACCAACTCTTGACCACTACATCAGTGTCATCGATCTCCTCGGCCGTGCAGGGAGGCTTGAAGAGGCGTACGACCTGCTCCGAAAGATGCCGTTCGCACCAAATGCTGTGGCGTGGCGCACTCTTCTGCATTCTTGTCTAGCCCACAAGAACAGTGTCATGGGGAGCATTGCCGCACAGGAGCTGAGAGCGCTGCAGCCTGACTGCGGCGGGGGGAACTATGAGAGACTGGTACAGGGCTGTGGATCCAGTAGCACATCTGATGAAACACTGGATGGAAACGAGAAGAGTGCTGATCACGCGCCAGGGTGTAGCTGGCTCACCTGA
- the LOC101785264 gene encoding uncharacterized protein LOC101785264: MARKRKTDAAPRLDEADRTLYSTFCGAANSLSQLYTQAMAQQKLSFQAGERHAFEKLYQWILRKHEEESRLTVADIMSHIQHEMDYGGTDAHVSPRVHQHPQIANPFTNSVAPPATGLYGQTAAGFAPRPSLSDQSKNTIFSNALSSPVRRSLQNYHLAQGAGNGGRNTEPNLAGANRETNSASSNDTSMDMVSDSAGNEFYQ; this comes from the exons atggcccgGAAGAGGAAGACGGATGCCGCGCCGCGGCTGGACGAGGCCGACCGCACGCTCTACTCCACCTTCTGCGGCGCCGCCAACTCCCTCTCCCAGCTCTACACCCAGGCCATGGCCCAGCAGAAGCTCTCCTTCCAGGCCGGCGAGCGCCACgccttc GAAAAGCTCTACCAGTGGATATTGAGGAAGCATGAAGAAGAATCCAGGCTCACTGTAGCTGATATAATGTCTCATATTCAG CATGAGATGGACTATGGAGGTACTGATGCACATGTCTCCCCAAGAGTACACCAGCATCCTCAGATTGCAAATCCATTCACAAATTCAGTTGCTCCACCGGCAACTGGTTTATATGGGCAAACAGCAGCTGGGTTTGCTCCTAGACCCAGCCTCAGTGATCAGTCAAAGAATACAATATTCTCTAATGCCCTATCAAGCCCGGTGCGCAGGAGTCTCCAGAACTATCACTTAGCTCAAGGTGCTGGCAATGGAGGCCGGAACACAGAACCAAACTTAGCAGGGGCAAATAGGGAGACAAACTCTGCAAGCTCCAATGACACTTCCATGGACATGGTTTCAGATAGCGCTGGGAATGAATTCTACCAGTGA
- the LOC101785667 gene encoding uncharacterized protein LOC101785667 isoform X1 translates to MLLAVEGGGFFSSSASGYSHGLALLLLGRKAEEKPVKVSPWNQYRLVDREAEQVCHLASGKDEAPGKCAPFVCFGCTANGLEVASPAKAGSSNALGSTQEDEASCPANKKLTTSGSITGNERRGCLKSNSKRDSLEHCIVVSEGEEPRESLEEVQTLRASMERRKVQWTDTCGKDLFEIREFETRDLQFGSDEGLSDDDAENEGFRKCECVIQ, encoded by the exons ATGCTACTGGCCGTGGAAGGAGGAGGGTTCTTCTCGTCTTCAGCTTCAGGGTACAGCCATGGCCTCGCCCTCCTGCTGCTCGGAAGGAAAGCGGAAGAGAAGCCCGTCAAGGTCTCGCCGTGGAACCAGTACCGGCTAGTCGACCGGGAGGCCGAGCAGGTGTGCCATCTGGCCTCCGGCAAGGATGAAGCACCAGGGAAATGTGCTCCCTTCGTCTGCTTCGGTTGCACGGCCAATGGCCTCGAGGTGGCGTCGCCAGCAAAAGCGGGATCGAGCAATGCCTTGGGTAGCACACAGGAAGATGAAGCATCTTGCCCAGCAAACAAGAAGTTGACCACTAGTGGTTCCATCACTGGGAATGAGAGACGAGGCTGtcttaagagcaactccaaaagggATTCTTTGGAGCATTGTATAGTGGTGAGCGAGGGTGAGGAACCGCGCGAGTCACTGGAAGAGGTGCAGACCTTGAGAGCTAGCATGGAACGGAGGAAAGTTCAGTGGACAGATACATGCGGAAAGGATCTTTTCGAGATAAGGGAGTTTGAAACAAG AGATTTGCAATTTGGCAGTGATGAAGGGTTGTCAGATGATGATGCTGAAAATGAAGGTTTTAGGAAGTGTGAGTGTGTGATTCAGTAG
- the LOC101785667 gene encoding uncharacterized protein LOC101785667 isoform X2 yields the protein MLLAVEGGGFFSSSASGYSHGLALLLLGRKAEEKPVKVSPWNQYRLVDREAEQVCHLASGKDEAPGKCAPFVCFGCTANGLEVASPAKAGSSNALGSTQEDEASCPANKKLTTSGSITGNERRGCLKSNSKRDSLEHCIVVSEGEEPRESLEEVQTLRASMERRKVQWTDTCGKDLFEIREFETSDEGLSDDDAENEGFRKCECVIQ from the exons ATGCTACTGGCCGTGGAAGGAGGAGGGTTCTTCTCGTCTTCAGCTTCAGGGTACAGCCATGGCCTCGCCCTCCTGCTGCTCGGAAGGAAAGCGGAAGAGAAGCCCGTCAAGGTCTCGCCGTGGAACCAGTACCGGCTAGTCGACCGGGAGGCCGAGCAGGTGTGCCATCTGGCCTCCGGCAAGGATGAAGCACCAGGGAAATGTGCTCCCTTCGTCTGCTTCGGTTGCACGGCCAATGGCCTCGAGGTGGCGTCGCCAGCAAAAGCGGGATCGAGCAATGCCTTGGGTAGCACACAGGAAGATGAAGCATCTTGCCCAGCAAACAAGAAGTTGACCACTAGTGGTTCCATCACTGGGAATGAGAGACGAGGCTGtcttaagagcaactccaaaagggATTCTTTGGAGCATTGTATAGTGGTGAGCGAGGGTGAGGAACCGCGCGAGTCACTGGAAGAGGTGCAGACCTTGAGAGCTAGCATGGAACGGAGGAAAGTTCAGTGGACAGATACATGCGGAAAGGATCTTTTCGAGATAAGGGAGTTTGAAACAAG TGATGAAGGGTTGTCAGATGATGATGCTGAAAATGAAGGTTTTAGGAAGTGTGAGTGTGTGATTCAGTAG
- the LOC101786068 gene encoding light-harvesting complex-like protein OHP2, chloroplastic, which yields MSLAPSIPSIKVKVGGVSVAPPHRACRSSFAVIRSSKAEGPIRRPAAPPLSPPPPMPPKTPALSTPPTLSQPPTPVKPAAPPASSEQPQTPLEQKPVQAAAPSAAVQKPVAGAVTLEYQRKVAKDLQDYFKQKKLEEADQGPPFGFLPKNEISNGRWAMFGFAVGMLTEYATGSDFVQQMKILLSNFGIVDLD from the exons ATGTCTCTGGCACCATCCATCCCTTCCATCAAGGTGAAGGTGGGGGGCGTCTCGGTGGCGCCCCCGCACCGCGCATGCCGGTCGTCGTTTGCGGTGATCAGGAGCTCCAAGGCGGAGGGGCCCATCCGGAGACCCGCGGCGCCTCCGctgtcgccaccgccaccgatgCCGCCCAAGACGCCGGCTCTGTCCACACCACCGACCCTGTCACAGCCCCCAACCCCCGTGAAGCCGGCTGCTCCTCCTGCGTCGTCGGAGCAGCCACAGACGCCTCTTGAGCAGAAGCCGGTTCAGGCCGCAGCTCCGTCGGCAGCTGTGCAGAAGCCGGTGGCTGGGGCTGTCACGCTGGAGTACCAGAGGAAGGTGGCCAAGGACCTGCAGGACTACTTCAAGCAGAAGAAGCTGGAGGAGGCCGACCAGGGGCCCCCCTTTGGGTTCTTGCCAAAGAATGAGATTTCCAATGGAAG ATGGGCTATGTTTGGGTTTGCAGTAGGGATGCTAACAGAGTATGCAACAGGCTCAGATTTTGTTCAGCAAATGAAGATCCTCCTCTCCAATTTTGGAATTGTGGACTTGGATTAA
- the LOC101786473 gene encoding putative pentatricopeptide repeat-containing protein At5g09950, protein MHRKLPPFPHLTIRSASSAAAASASSPPPSRLPPPVPLRDLLAHRLPHPRSPSPPTPHPHADILHLLRRRGDATSPERLHVELVKRGLNHDLFLVNHLVNSYAKGVRLAAARRVFDEMPERNAVSWTCLVSGYVLQGLADEAFRLFRAMLREVEPGCRPTSFTFGTVLRACQDGGPDRLGLSTQVHGLVSKTEYTSNTTVCNALISMYGSCAVGPPILAQRVFDGTPVRDLITWNALMSVYAKKGDVISTFTLFMDMQRDDSRIQLRPTEHTFGSLITATSLSSCTSGVLDQVFVRVLKSGCSSDLYVGSALVSAFARHGLLDDAKDIFLSLKERNAVTLNGLMVGLVKQHCGEESVAIFVGTRDSVAVNADTYVVLLSAIAEYSVSEEGLRKGREVHGHMLRTGITDMKIAVSNGLVNMYAKCGAIDDASKVFQLMEARDRISWNTIISALDQNDTCEEAMMHYCLMRRGCISPSNFAAISGLSSCAGLRLLAAGQQVHCDAVKWGLDLDTSVSNALVKMYGECGAMSECWKVFNSMTEHDEVSWNSMMGVMASSQAPLSETVEVFSNMMRGGLTPNKVTFVNLLAALSPLSVLELGKQVHAVVLKHGVTEDNAVDNALISCYAKSGEMDSCEHLFSKMSGRRDAVSWNSMISGYIYNGHLQEAMDCVWLMVHTGQMMDCCTFSIILNACASVAALERGMEMHAFGFKSHLESDVVVESALVDMYSKCGRVDYASKVFNSMTKRNEFSWNSMISGYARHGLGRKALEIFEEMQCSREIPDHVTFVSVLSACSHAGLVERGLEYFEMMREHGILPQIEHYSCVIDLLGRAGKLDKIKEYIQRMPMKPNALIWRTVLVACRQSKDGAKIDLGREASRKLLEIEPQNPVNYVLTSNFHAATGMWEDTAKARAAMRQATVKKEAGRSWVTLTDGVHTFVAGDRSHPNTKEIYEKLNFLIQNIRNAGYVPLTEYALYDLEEENKEELLSYHSEKLAVAFVLTRSSSGGPIRIMKNLRVCGDCHTAFRYISQIVSRQIILRDSIRFHHFEDGKCSCGDYW, encoded by the coding sequence ATGCACCGCAAGCTCCCGCCATTTCCTCACCTCACAATCCgatccgcctcctccgccgccgcagcctccgcTTCCTCGCCACCACCtagccgcctccctcctcccgtcCCACTCCGCGACCTCCTCGCCCACCGGCTCCCGCATCCTCGTTCGCCCTCGCCTCCGACCCCGCACCCTCACGCCGACATCctccacctgctccgccgccgcggcgacgccaCCTCCCCGGAGCGCCTCCACGTCGAGCTCGTCAAGAGGGGGCTCAACCATGACCTCTTCCTCGTCAACCACCTCGTCAACTCCTACGCCAAGGGCGTGCGCTTGGCCGCGGCGCGCcgggtgttcgacgaaatgcccgAGCGTAACGCCGTCTCCTGGACCTGCCTCGTCTCCGGGTACGTGCTGCAGGGGCTCGCCGACGAGGCCTTCCGGTTGTTCCGCGCCATGCTGCGGGAGGTGGAGCCCGGGTGCAGGCCCACGTCATTCACCTTCGGGACCGTGCTCCGGGCGTGCCAGGACGGGGGACCTGACCGGCTGGGCTTGTCGACCCAGGTCCATGGATTGGTGTCGAAGACAGAGTACACGTCCAACACCACCGTGTGCAATGCCCTGATCTCGATGTATGGCAGCTGCGCTGTTGGTCCGCCGATCCTAGCGCAGCGGGTCTTTGATGGCACACCAGTCCGGGACTTGATCACGTGGAACGCCTTGATGTCCGTGTATGCTAAGAAAGGGGATGTGATTTCAACGTTCACTCTGTTCATGGATATGCAGCGAGATGATTCCAGGATTCAGCTGCGGCCAACGGAGCATACCTTTGGGAGTTTAATTACTGCGACATCTCTGTCGTCATGCACCTCTGGTGTGCTTGACCAAGTGTTCGTGAGGGTGCTCAAATCTGGTTGTTCTAGTGACCTCTACGTGGGTAGTGCTCTGGTTAGTGCATTCGCAAGACATGGCTTGCTTGATGATGCTAAGGATATTTTCCTCAGTTTGAAAGAGAGAAATGCAGTTACTTTAAATGGTTTGATGGTGGGCTTGGTCAAGCAACACTGTGGTGAAGAATCGGTAGCTATTTTCGTGGGCACGAGAGATTCTGTTGCTGTTAACGCAGATACATATGTTGTGCTACTCAGTGCCATAGCTGAATATTCTGTATCAGAAGAAGGGTTGAGGAAAGGTAGGGAAGTCCATGGGCATATGCTTAGAACTGGAATTACTGATATGAAAATCGCTGTTAGTAATGGTTTGGTTAATATGTATGCCAAATGTGGTGCCATCGATGATGCCTCTAAAGTATTTCAGCTAATGGAAGCGAGGGATAGAATTTCATGGAACACCATTATCTCAGCTCTTGATCAGAATGATACTTGTGAAGAAGCAATGATGCATTACTGTCTGATGAGACGTGGTTGCATAAGCCCATCAAACTTTGCAGCCATTAGTGGCTTGAGTTCCTGTGCAGGTTTGAGGCTTTTAGCTGCAGGCCAGCAAGTGCACTGTGATGCTGTTAAGTGGGGCCTAGATTTAGATACTTCTGTTTCAAATGCACTTGTCAAAATGTATGGAGAATGCGGAGCTATGTCAGAGTGCTGGAAGGTTTTCAACTCTATGACTGAACACGATGAAGTCTCATGGAACTCTATGATGGGGGTAATGGCAAGTTCGCAAGCACCTCTTTCTGAAACTGTGGAAGTTTTCTCCAATATGATGAGGGGTGGTTTGACCCCAAATAAAGTAACATTTGTAAACTTGCTGGCTGCTTTGTCTCCGTTGTCTGTTCTTGAATTGGGGAAACAGGTTCATGCTGTAGTGCTGAAGCATGGAGTTACAGAAGACAATGCAGTAGATAATGCACTCATATCATGCTATGCAAAATCAGGAGAGATGGATTCCTGTGAGCATCTGTTTTCTAAAATGTCTGGCAGAAGGGATGCCGTCTCATGGAATTCAATGATTTCAGGGTACATTTACAATGGCCATCTACAGGAGGCTATGGACTGTGTTTGGCTTATGGTACACACTGGTCAAATGATGGACTGCTGCACTTTCTCCATTATACTAAATGCATGTGCCTCTGTGGCAGCATTGGAACGTGGAATGGAAATGCATGCTTTTGGCTTTAAGTCACACTTGGAATCAGATGTTGTGGTTGAGAGTGCTCTTGTTGATATGTACTCCAAGTGTGGAAGGGTGGATTATGCCTCGAAAGTTTTCAATTCCATGACTAAGAGAAATGAGTTCTCGTGGAACTCTATGATTTCTGGTTATGCAAGACATGGTCTTGGAAGGAAAGCCCTTGAGATATTTGAGGAAATGCAGTGCAGCAGAGAAATTCCAGACCATGTCACCTTTGTTAGCGTCCTATCTGCATGTAGTCATGCTGGATTGGTGGAAAGAGGTTTAGAATACTTTGAAATGATGAGGGAACATGGTATACTGCCTCAGATTGAACATTATTCTTGTGTAATAGACCTTCTCGGTCGAGCTGGTAAGCTTGACAAGATAAAAGAGTACATACAAAGAATGCCAATGAAACCAAATGCTCTCATATGGAGGACTGTTTTAGTTGCTTGCCGACAGTCAAAAGATGGGGCTAAGATTGATCTAGGGAGAGAAGCTTCAAGGAAGCTTTTGGAAATAGAGCCTCAAAATCCTGTAAACTATGTTCTTACATCTAACTTTCATGCAGCTACAGGAATGTGGGAAGATACAGCCAAAGCCCGAGCTGCAATGAGGCAAGCAACTGTGAAAAAAGAGGCTGGTCGCAGTTGGGTAACGCTCACTGATGGAGTTCATACTTTTGTTGCTGGAGATAGATCACATCCAAACACCAAGGAAATTTATGAGAAGCTGAATTTTTTGATACAGAATATAAGGAATGCTGGTTATGTTCCCCTGACAGAGTATGCATTGTATGATCttgaagaagaaaacaaagaggaGTTGTTAAGCTATCATAGTGAAAAGCTAGCTGTTGCCTTTGTTCTAACTCGCTCCTCCTCAGGCGGCCCGATAAGAATAATGAAGAACCTTCGGGTTTGTGGAGATTGTCACACAGCCTTTAGATACATTTCTCAGATTGTTAGCCGGCAAATCATTTTAAGGGATTCTATTCGATTTCATCATTTTGAGGATGGGAAGTGTTCTTGTGGGGATTACTGGTAA